From a region of the Falsiruegeria litorea R37 genome:
- a CDS encoding penicillin-binding protein activator, whose amino-acid sequence MFAALKSTRKVTLSILGLATAALLAACEPGGITSGGPSINTSKPVPVALLVPKGSAQSGDAVLAQSLENAARLAIGDLSNVQIDLRVYDTAGDAGTASAVAQQAVSDGAKIILGPVYAQAANAAGLAVLNKNINVLSFSNNTNIAGGNVFVLGPTFDNTAKRLTSYAAATGKGNIVVVHSNDEGGQLGRTAITNAINSTSASQGGSVAYERSQQGVINAIPQVKSTVEGSGAQSIFFTATTAGALPLFTQLLPEAGVSNVDTQYIGLTRWDIPTQTLELPGVQGGWFALPDPAKSQNFKSRYSAAYGGAPHPIGGLAYDGIAAIGALVGSGNSNALTGAALTQSAGFQGVSGIFRLLPNGTNERGLSVATIQDKQVVVIDPAPQSFSGAGF is encoded by the coding sequence ATGTTTGCCGCTTTGAAGTCGACCCGCAAGGTGACCCTGTCGATCCTTGGCCTGGCCACCGCCGCATTATTGGCAGCCTGTGAGCCCGGTGGAATCACCAGCGGCGGACCGTCGATCAACACCTCGAAACCCGTGCCAGTGGCCCTTTTGGTACCCAAAGGCTCGGCTCAATCAGGGGATGCGGTTCTGGCGCAGAGCCTGGAGAACGCCGCGCGTTTGGCCATTGGCGATCTATCGAATGTTCAAATTGACCTGCGCGTCTATGACACCGCAGGCGACGCGGGCACGGCATCTGCCGTTGCGCAGCAAGCCGTCAGCGATGGGGCCAAGATCATCCTGGGGCCGGTCTATGCGCAAGCCGCCAACGCCGCGGGTCTGGCGGTTCTGAACAAGAACATCAATGTTCTGTCCTTCTCGAACAACACCAACATTGCGGGCGGCAATGTCTTTGTCCTGGGGCCGACCTTTGACAACACAGCCAAACGTCTGACCAGCTATGCTGCCGCAACCGGCAAGGGCAACATCGTTGTTGTACACAGCAACGACGAGGGCGGCCAATTGGGCCGTACGGCGATCACCAATGCGATCAACTCAACCTCGGCCAGCCAGGGGGGCTCGGTGGCTTATGAGCGGTCGCAACAGGGGGTCATAAATGCGATCCCGCAAGTCAAATCCACGGTCGAAGGCAGCGGCGCGCAGTCGATCTTTTTCACTGCAACCACTGCTGGCGCGCTGCCGCTGTTTACACAACTCCTACCCGAAGCGGGCGTGTCAAACGTAGATACCCAATACATTGGTCTGACCCGCTGGGACATTCCCACGCAGACGCTTGAACTGCCCGGTGTTCAGGGCGGTTGGTTTGCCCTGCCCGATCCCGCCAAATCGCAGAACTTCAAATCCCGTTATTCAGCCGCTTACGGCGGGGCCCCGCATCCCATCGGTGGGCTGGCTTATGATGGAATCGCTGCAATTGGTGCTTTGGTTGGATCCGGCAACTCGAACGCGTTGACCGGGGCTGCCCTGACACAAAGCGCCGGTTTCCAGGGTGTCAGCGGCATCTTCCGCTTGCTGCCCAATGGCACCAACGAGCGCGGCCTTTCGGTCGCTACAATTCAAGACAAGCAGGTTGTCGTGATCGACCCTGCGCCACAGAGCTTCTCCGGTGCCGGTTTCTGA